TGACCGGCTGGATATCGCCGTGCTGAACGCCATTGTTCGCAATTTCAACGGTGGTCCCGTCGGCTTGAACAACCTCGCGGCCATGGTGGGCGAGGAATCGGAAACCGTGGAAACCGTCTGTGAGCCGTATCTGGTGCGCGAGGGATTCATGGTGCGCACGCCTAAAGGCCGCGTGGCCACCGAGAAGGCATGGCAGCATCTGGGCATTACGCCCAAGGATGATGTCAGCAAGCTCTTCTAGACTTTTCGTGTTTGCACACCTGACGGTTCATAGCCATAACCGTTCGTTTTGAAGGAGTTTGCCCATGGATGGTTCGTCATCTTCCTACATCATGCTTGTCGTCATGATCGTCGTCTTCGGCGGCATGATGTGGTGGCAGTCCAAGAAATCCAAGCAGGCCCAGCAGGAGAAGCAGGATTTTCGTCGTAACCTGCAGCCCGGTACTGAAGTCATCACCATCGGACAGGTGATTGGCAAGGTCGTCGAAGTCGATGAACAGTACGAGGAGATCGTCATCGACTCCGAAGGCTCCAGGCTTCGCTTCGGTTTCAATGCCATCGCCCGCGAGTATGTGCGTCCTGCCTACGTGTCTGACGACGAGGTTGACGAGAACGGCAACCCACTGACCGACGAGGACGCCGAGACCCCCGCGAATGACGATGCCAGCCAGGTTCCGATTGAGGCTTCCATCGAGTCCTCTGAGGCCACGGATGCTGAGACGGACGGCGGCAACGAGACCGAGACGAAGTAAACTGTTCGATTCGGTACCCCATAAGTACGAGAAATACGAGGCGAGCACGCATGGCACAGTCTGATATCACCATCGATGCATTGGACAAGGTAGGCAAGGAGGACGCCGAATATCTGGTGTCTCTAGTGCGTTCCGTGCCGGGCTTTCCCAAGGAAGGCATCATTTTCCGTGATTTCATGCCGGTGCTCGCCGACGCCAAAGGGCTGAGGATTCTGCTCAATGCGCTTGAGCAGGCCCTGCCGGTTCCACCCAGCGAGTTCGATTCCATCGCAGGCCTCGAATCCCGCGGATTCCTGTTTGGCCCGGCCATGGCCGCTCATCTGGGCAAAGGATTCATCGCCGTGCGTAAAGCAGGCAAGCTGCCGCCCGAAACCATTGGCGAATCCTACGACCTCGAATATGGCACGGCAAGCGTTGAAATCGAGACCATTGCCGTTTCCAAGGGCGAACGCGTATTGATTGTGGATGATCTCATCGCCACTGGTGGCACGGCCAAAGCGGCTACCGACCTTATCGAAAAGGCCGGCGGTACTGTTGTGGGCTTCAGTTTCGTGATGCGTTTGGAGGGTCTTGACGGCCTGAGCAAGCTTGGTTCGACACCAAGTAGCTCGTTGATCTCCATGCCGGCCTAAGAATTCGCATAGTTAGTTTTTCGGGATTCGGCATGGATGCATTCGCGCATCAGGCCGATTCATTATCTAGTCAGGGAAGGATCCATGGATCTTTACGAATACCAGGCACGTCAGCTGCTTGAGGAGCAGGACATCCCCACCCCGGGTGCCATCTTTGCTCAGAACTCCCATGAAGTCGCCGAGGCTGCGGATAAGATCGGCTACCCGTGTGTTATCAAGGCGCAGGTAAAAATCGGTCACCGAGGCCAGGCCGGCGGCGTCAAGATCGCGCATAACCGCGATGAGGCCATCCTGGAATCCGAATCCATCCTGCCGATGACCATCCACGGCCATAAAGTATCCGGCGTGCTGGTGGCCGAAGCCAAGAACATCCTGCACGAATACTATGTGTCCATCTCCGTGGATCGCACCTCCCGAGACTTCGACGTGCTGGCGACCGCCAACGGCGGCACCGAAGTCGAGGAAATCGCCAAAGAACATCCCGAGGCGGTCAAGCGTCTGCACATCGATGCGCTCGACGACTTCGATCTCGAGGCTGCGACCAAGATGGCAGCGAGCATTGGTTTCTACCATGCTGATGTCGATCAGGCGGCGCAGATCCTGCTCAAGATGTGGCAGTGCTTCAAAGACAACGACGCGACACTGGTAGAAATCAATCCGCTCGCAAAAATCGGTGACCCGGATGACGAATCCACCAAGCAGCTGAGCGCGCTCGATGCCAAGATTTCCTTGGATGACAACGCGGCATTCCGCCACGACGGTTGGGCCCGTTTCGTTGATCCGATCGTTCCCGACCCGTTCGAGCAGCGCGCCCGTGAGCATGGGCTGCATTACGTGCATCTGCACGGCGAAGTCGGCGTAATCGGCAACGGTGCTGGCCTGGTCATGAGCTCCCTGGATGCCGTATCCGGCGCGGGCGAAGAGCAGAGGAGCGGCATCAAGCCTGCCAACTTCCTGGACATCGGCGGCGGCGCATCCGCGACTGTGATGGCCGAAAGCTTGGAAATCGTGCTGTCCGACCCGCAGGTCGAGTCCGTGTTCATCAACGTGTACGGCGGCATCACCTCCTGCGTGGAAGTGGCCAACGGCATTCTCGAAGCGGTCGCCAAGCTCGGCGGCTCCAAGCCCATCGTCGTCCGATTCGACGGCAATGCCGCAGCCGAAGGCCTGCACATTCTGGCCGAAGCCAATAATCCGAATATTCACGTGTCCGAGACCATGGAGGGTGCGGCGCAGAAGGCCGCTGAACTCGCCGCTGAGTCGACCCAGTCCAAGGAGATTCGCTGATGCTGTTCGTTGAAGATAGTACCCCCGTTATCGTTCAGGGTATGACCGGTCATCAGGGCATGACCCACACCGCACGTATGCTCAAGGCCGGCACCAACATCGTCGGCGGTGTGAATCCGCGCAAGGCAGGCACGTCCGTCACGTTCCCGGCCGCCAAGAACGGCACCGACGTGGATGTGCCTGTGTTCGCCACCTGCGACGAGGCCCGTGAAGCCACTGGCGCCAAAGCCAGCGTGGTGTTCGTGCCGCCGAAGTTCGCCAAGTCCGCCGTCGTCGAAGCGATCGAGGCCGGCATCGAGCTTATCGTGATCATCACCGAAGGCATTCCGGTAGCGGATTCCGCCTACTTTGTTGAGCTCGCCCTGCGCAAGGGCGTGCGTATTATCGGCCCGAACTGCCCCGGTCTGATCACGCTCGGCAATCCGGGCGTCAATCTGGGCATTATTCCTGATGACATCGTTGGCCGCGGCCCGCTCGGACTGGTTTCCAAGTCCGGCACCCTGACCTACCAGCTGATGGGCGAACTGTCCGATATCGGCTTCACCGCATGCCTCGGAGCCGGTGGCGATCCCATCGTCGGCACTACACTGCTCGAAGCGCTGCAGGCTTTCGAAGCCGACCCTGACACCAAGGCCGTAATGATGATCGGCGAAATCGGCGGTTTTGCCGAACAGGATGCCGCTGCTTGGGCCAAGGAACATATGACCAAGCCGGTTGTGGCCTACATCGCCGGTTTCACCGCCCCCGAAGGCAAGCAGATGGGCCATGCCGGCGCCATCGTCTCCGGCGGCAAGGGCACCGCTCAGGACAAGAAGAACGCGCTCGAAGCGGCCGGCATTCCCGTGGGTAAGACCCCGGGCCAGGCTGCCCAGATTATGCGTGACGTACTTGCCAAGGCTTCCATCAACTGATCGGCCACAACCCATCGTGATGAAAGACAGGATTCGCCAATGGGTACGAGGTGCGGCAGCCGCCCTCGTATCCATGACCATCTATGCCATCGCCTTGGGCTGTTACATCGCACTGATGTTGCTCGTCATCTCCATGGAGGAGGGGGGCGACAATCTTACCGCTGGCACCACTAACCTGACGCAGGCCATCGTGCTGCTCAGCGAGGGATCGGGGTTCAGCGCCGACTCCTTCACGCTCACCATCACACCGTTGCTGCTCACCGTGCTGCTCATATGGCTTATTGCCACTTGCATAGCACGATTCAAAGCATTCGCTGTGCATTCCTATGTTGTGGGATTGGTGGTATGGCTGGCCATCAATGCGGTATTCGCTTCATCGGTGCAGGTAAGTCTGAGTCTGGTCGACGAGCAATGGATGATATTGCTCAAGAGCGCCGCGACATTCACTGTGGCGTATCTTGGAGCCGCTCTGCCACAGTCCAGTAGGGTCAAAGCGGCAATCGCATGGATGCGCGAGCAGGTTTCCGAGCAAGTGGTCAGATGCCTGAAATCAGGCGTTATTCTGGCATTCGCCATACTCGCTATCAACCTGCTCATCGGTCTGATTACCGTCATCACATGGACCGTACGCAATCATGCCGCAGTGGTATCCGTATTCGAATTGTCCGGCATGGAAAACGGATCGCGCATCCTCACCACGCTTGCCATGCTGATTTGGCTGCCGAATCTCATGCTATGGGCGATCTCTTGGTTGTTCGGAGCAGGATTCTCCATTGGCGAACTCGCCAACTTCACACTCTGGATGGGGCAGTCCAACGGTCTGCCCGCAGTACCGGCCTTCGGCATACTCCCTGAGCCCATTGCCGATAATCTATGGCGCACAGTAATGCTGGAAATTCCGCTGGGCATCGCCTGTATTGCCGGCCTATTGATGATTATCCTGCCGCAGGGATTCGCCTGCCGTCCACTGAATATACGAGATGCTTCCAAGCGCGGCTCCGTATTGGCATCCCTCATTTATGCCGCTGGCTCGTTCTGCTTGAGCGCCATGCTTACCTCACTGATCGCAACGCTGCTGTTCGCCATTTCCAACGGATCATTGGGCCAGCATAGGCTCGCCCATGTCGGTGTGGATGTCATGGCCTCCACGCGTGCCGTAGGCCATCCTATGGCATGGGGACTTGCCGTGGCCTGGCTCATCGCAGTAGTTGGCACAACGCTTGTTTTTTCGATAGGCTGGATAATCGAGAGAGTCAAGGCTTCTCGCACCACGTCCCATCGAACCGTCGATCCCCGTCAGACACAGTCTGATGTCAACGTGCAACAATCACAAGAATCCAAGGAGGAACAGGATGACAAACACGAACCGGCCGATACGTCGAGCACTGGTTTCCGTCTTTCATAAGGAAGGCATCGAAGTTCTCGCCGACGCGTTCGTGAAGGCAGGCACCGAGGTTGTGTCCACCGGTTCGACCGCCAAGAAGCTGGCCGAACTGGGAGTTCATGTCACTGAAGTGTCTGATGTCACTGGATTCCCCGAATGCCTCGATGGCCGCGTCAAGACGCTGCACCCATACATTCACGCCGGCATTCTGGCCGATATGACCAACCCTGAGCATGCCAAGCAGCTCGAGGAGTTCGGCATCAAGCCGTTCGATCTGGTGGTTGTCAACCTGTATCCGTTCGCCGATACCGTGCGCTCCGGAGCCAATGAGGCCGACACCATCGAGAAGATCGACATTGGTGGCCCGTCCATGGTGCGAGGCGCCGCCAAGAATCACGCCACCGTGGCCATCGTCACCGATCCGGCCGACTATGCGCTGGTCGCTGCCCGTGTGGCCGATGGCACCGGTTTCTCCCTGGATGAGCGCAAGTGGCTTGCAGCCAAGGCCTTCGCCCACACCGCCGCCTATGACGCCACCATCAATGAGTGGACCGCCAAGCACTGGCCGAAGCCGGCTTCCCTGGACGCCGTCGAAGTGGACAAGGACGATCAGGGCACCGAGGTCGATTCAGCCAAGTTCCCGACCCAGTTCACCCGCACGTGGGATCGTGCGCACACCCTGCGCTACGGCGAGAACTCCCACCAGCAGGCCGCTCTGTACGTGGACCCGCTCAACCAGACCGGTTTCGCCCACGCCGAGCAGCTTGGCGGCAAGCCGATGAGCTACAACAATTATGTGGATGCCGACGCCGCATGGCGTACCGTGTGGGATATGGCTCCCTCCATCGCCGTGGCTGTGGTCAAGCACAACAACCCGTGTGGTCTGGCCATCGGTGCCACTGCTGCCGAAGCCCACAAGAAGGCCCACGCCTGCGACCCGATGAGCGCCTACGGCGGCGTGATCGCCTGCAACTCCACGGTCACCCTTGAAATGGCCGAGAGCGTGCGCCCGATCTTCACCGAAGTCATCGTCGCCCCCGACTATGAGCCGGCTGCTCTTGAACTACTGCAGACCAAGAAGAAGAACCTGCGCATCCTCAAGGTGGCCGAGCCGCCGAAGGGCCACGAGGCCATCCGTCAGATTGACGGCGGTCTGCTCGTGCAGGACACCGATTTAATCAACGCCGTTGGCGATGATCCGGATGCGTGGAAGCTTGTGGCCGGTGAAGCCGCCGATGATGCCACGCTCAAGGATCTTGTGTTCGCATGGCGTGCGATTCGCTGCGTGAAGTCCAACGCCATTCTGCTGGCCCACGATCAGGCCACGGTCGGCATCGGCATGGGCCAGGTCAACCGTGTGGATTCCTGCCATCTGGCCGTCGACCGCGCCAACACACTGGCTGATGGCGCCGATCGCGCCACCGGTGCGGTTGCCGCTTCCGACGCGTTCTTCCCGTTCGCCGATGGCGCTCAGGTGCTTATCGATGCGGGTGTCAAGGCCATCGTGCAGCCCGGCGGTTCCATCCGCGATGAGGAGGTCATCGAAGCGGCCGAGCAGGCCGGCGTGACCATGTACCTCACCGGTACCCGCCATTTCTTCCACTGATCGGTACTTCTGGCTCCCGCTGGCGGGAGCTGTCTCGTGAAACGAGACTGGGGGTAGTCCACCGTGAACCATCCCCAGTCAGCTCCCGCTGGCAGCTCCCGTTAGCGGGAGCCATAGTATTAAGAGAACCAACACATATAAGAAAGCCACCGCAATGCGCAATCATCCATATGTTTCCGAAGATCACGAGGGTAAGCCCTGGTTTGAGTGGATTGTGCTTGGCGTCGTCGTTGTCGCCACGGTGGTTGCCGCTTTCGGATACACAATGGCCGCCACAGTAATCGTTGCTGTGACGGCCATCATTACCGGGCTCATTCGCTTGACATTGCGAGAGAAGAGCCCCTGGAAAGTACGCTCAGTCGCGTTCGATTCCTTCATCGGCATTGCTCTCGGCATCGGCCTGCTGATCACGTACTTCAGCTTCTACGGCCTGCTCGGCAACGCCATCTTCGGCTGAGTCCTCTGCAGCCTGCTCATCGGCAGCTTCGAGATCAGCCATGTCGCCCTCGTCAGTCGGCTCAGCCTTGGGCTTGGCGGTGGTGGCCATCTGCACGATGATCATCACCAAAGCCACAACCGCAGCAGCCAGCACCGGAGCGATCCAGAACACCCACAGCTGCTGCAGCGGGTTCTGCGTCAGACCCTCATTCACGGCGGCCACGGCGATACCGGTGGAACGGGCCGGATTCAGACCGGCGCCGGTCACCGGGTAGCTGATGGCCACGGCAATGGCGTAGGCAATGCCCATCGTGGCTGTATAACGATCGGAGCCTTCACCGTTCTTGCCCATGGTGGACATGGCGGCAGCCACCACAATCAGCGAGGCAACGACTTCGACGACAATCGCCAAGGTGATGGAGAACGTGATGCCATACTGGGTGAGCAGCGAGTAAGACACGGAGCCCTTCTCGAATCCGTTGACAGCGGGGGAGAGCCAGACGGTCGAAGTCACCTGCTCGGAAGTCGGCAGCAGCTTGACCACGGCAAAGCCTGCGGCGATGGCGCCGATGACCTGGGCAATCACATACAGGATGCCGTCAACCAGCTTGGTCTTGGAAGCCAGTACGGCGGCCACAGTCACGGCCGGGTTGAACTGTCCGCCGGAAATGCGGGAGAAGATGGCGGTGACTACCGCGTAGGCCAGGCCAGTGGCCACAGCCATGAATACCACGTTGACGCCGTACACGGCGGAGCCCCAGGTGGAGAACGCATAAATAGCAAAGCACAGCAGGAAACTTCCGGCCAGTTCAGCGCACACGCGCAGGCCCAGCGGCTGTTGCTTGGTTTCTTCCATGATTCAATATCCTTTTCATCGATATACGAAAGGCGGCGAACCGCACAAACGTTTGCAAGTCTAGCAGTAGTCCGCCGCTGCGGTATGATATATAGGTTGGAATTGGCTGAGAAAATCGGCCAGCCAATCAAATATCACCATCAGAATTGACAGTAACGTTCAAACTGTCCGGCCACGTTGGGAGAACGATGCCAAACGCATATTCCCGCGCCAGAAGCGCGTATGATGATTCCAATGCCATTCGACTGCAGAAGCTGCTTGCTCAAGCGGGCTTCGGTTCCCGCCGCAAGTGCGAGGATATGATCACCGAAGGTCGTGTTGAGGTCGATGGCGAACTTGTTACCGAACTCGGCACCCGCGTCGACCCGCATAAGCAGCAGGTTCGCGTGGATGGTTCCCGAGTCCGGGTCAACCCAAATCACGTTACCTTGGCTCTGAACAAGCCCCGTAAGGTGCTTTCCGCCATGGATGACCCGAAAGGTCGCTACACGCTGCGTGACATTGTGGGCGACAAGTATGAACGCATTTTCCACATGGGCCGTCTGGATTACGATTCCGAAGGCCTTATTCTCATGACAAATGACGGCGAATTGTCGCAGCACGTCATGCACCCCAAGTACGAGGTGGAAAAGACTTATATCGCCACGCTGGAAGGCCGCATCTCCGGCACGGTGTGCCGCAGGCTCGTGACCACCGGTGTACAGCTCGATGATGGATGGATTAAGCTCGACCACTGCGCGATCATTGATTCCTCCCGTGACTTCACCATGGTCAAAGTGGTGCTGCATTCCGGCAAGAACCGTATCGTGCGTCGTATCTTCGGTTCCATCGGCTTCCCGGTCAAGCGTCTGGTACGCACCCAAATCGGCCCGATCAAGCTTGGTGAGTTAAAGCCCGGCTCATACCGCGTGTTGTCTCAGGCCGAGGTTCGTTCGCTGTCCAAGGAGGTCGGACTGTGATTCGCGTTGCCATCGACGGCCCCGCCGGCGTGGGCAAATCATCCACGTCCAAGGCGCTGGCCAAGTACTTCAACTATGCATACCTGGATACGGGCGCAATGTACCGCGCCTGCGCGTGGTGGTGCCTGAAAAGCGGCATCGACCTCGATGCCGAGACCGTGGATGAGCGTGTCATCACCGAAACGGTGGGGGAGTTCTTCACCGGAGACCATTTCGATATTTCCGTGGATCCTGACGATCCCCGCGTGTACGCCGATGGCGAGGACATCTCCGAGGCGATTCGTTCCACTGAGGTGTCCACGCACGTGTCCAAAGTGTCGAACGTCATTCCGGTCAGGAACGTGCTCATTGCGGCGCAGCGCGCGTACATCGCACGCGAGGCGTCGCTCGATTCCTTCTCTGGTGGACTGGGTGTTGTGGCCGAGGGCCGTGACATCACCACCGTGGTGGCTCCTGATGCCGAAGTGCGTATTCTACTGACCGCCCGTGAGGAGGTCCGTCAGGCTCGCCGCACCGGTCAGGCCGTCAAGGGCGTGGGAGCCGAGGATGTTGCCGCACGAGATAAAGCCGATGCCAAGGTCACCAGCTTCCTGAGCGCCGCCGACGGTGTGACCACCATCGACAACTCGGACATGGACTTCGAACACACACTGGATGTGATGATCA
This sequence is a window from Bifidobacterium breve DSM 20213 = JCM 1192. Protein-coding genes within it:
- a CDS encoding preprotein translocase subunit YajC → MDGSSSSYIMLVVMIVVFGGMMWWQSKKSKQAQQEKQDFRRNLQPGTEVITIGQVIGKVVEVDEQYEEIVIDSEGSRLRFGFNAIAREYVRPAYVSDDEVDENGNPLTDEDAETPANDDASQVPIEASIESSEATDAETDGGNETETK
- a CDS encoding adenine phosphoribosyltransferase, which gives rise to MAQSDITIDALDKVGKEDAEYLVSLVRSVPGFPKEGIIFRDFMPVLADAKGLRILLNALEQALPVPPSEFDSIAGLESRGFLFGPAMAAHLGKGFIAVRKAGKLPPETIGESYDLEYGTASVEIETIAVSKGERVLIVDDLIATGGTAKAATDLIEKAGGTVVGFSFVMRLEGLDGLSKLGSTPSSSLISMPA
- the sucC gene encoding ADP-forming succinate--CoA ligase subunit beta, which produces MDLYEYQARQLLEEQDIPTPGAIFAQNSHEVAEAADKIGYPCVIKAQVKIGHRGQAGGVKIAHNRDEAILESESILPMTIHGHKVSGVLVAEAKNILHEYYVSISVDRTSRDFDVLATANGGTEVEEIAKEHPEAVKRLHIDALDDFDLEAATKMAASIGFYHADVDQAAQILLKMWQCFKDNDATLVEINPLAKIGDPDDESTKQLSALDAKISLDDNAAFRHDGWARFVDPIVPDPFEQRAREHGLHYVHLHGEVGVIGNGAGLVMSSLDAVSGAGEEQRSGIKPANFLDIGGGASATVMAESLEIVLSDPQVESVFINVYGGITSCVEVANGILEAVAKLGGSKPIVVRFDGNAAAEGLHILAEANNPNIHVSETMEGAAQKAAELAAESTQSKEIR
- the sucD gene encoding succinate--CoA ligase subunit alpha, which encodes MLFVEDSTPVIVQGMTGHQGMTHTARMLKAGTNIVGGVNPRKAGTSVTFPAAKNGTDVDVPVFATCDEAREATGAKASVVFVPPKFAKSAVVEAIEAGIELIVIITEGIPVADSAYFVELALRKGVRIIGPNCPGLITLGNPGVNLGIIPDDIVGRGPLGLVSKSGTLTYQLMGELSDIGFTACLGAGGDPIVGTTLLEALQAFEADPDTKAVMMIGEIGGFAEQDAAAWAKEHMTKPVVAYIAGFTAPEGKQMGHAGAIVSGGKGTAQDKKNALEAAGIPVGKTPGQAAQIMRDVLAKASIN
- a CDS encoding cell division protein PerM, with amino-acid sequence MKDRIRQWVRGAAAALVSMTIYAIALGCYIALMLLVISMEEGGDNLTAGTTNLTQAIVLLSEGSGFSADSFTLTITPLLLTVLLIWLIATCIARFKAFAVHSYVVGLVVWLAINAVFASSVQVSLSLVDEQWMILLKSAATFTVAYLGAALPQSSRVKAAIAWMREQVSEQVVRCLKSGVILAFAILAINLLIGLITVITWTVRNHAAVVSVFELSGMENGSRILTTLAMLIWLPNLMLWAISWLFGAGFSIGELANFTLWMGQSNGLPAVPAFGILPEPIADNLWRTVMLEIPLGIACIAGLLMIILPQGFACRPLNIRDASKRGSVLASLIYAAGSFCLSAMLTSLIATLLFAISNGSLGQHRLAHVGVDVMASTRAVGHPMAWGLAVAWLIAVVGTTLVFSIGWIIERVKASRTTSHRTVDPRQTQSDVNVQQSQESKEEQDDKHEPADTSSTGFRLS
- the purH gene encoding bifunctional phosphoribosylaminoimidazolecarboxamide formyltransferase/IMP cyclohydrolase, which translates into the protein MTNTNRPIRRALVSVFHKEGIEVLADAFVKAGTEVVSTGSTAKKLAELGVHVTEVSDVTGFPECLDGRVKTLHPYIHAGILADMTNPEHAKQLEEFGIKPFDLVVVNLYPFADTVRSGANEADTIEKIDIGGPSMVRGAAKNHATVAIVTDPADYALVAARVADGTGFSLDERKWLAAKAFAHTAAYDATINEWTAKHWPKPASLDAVEVDKDDQGTEVDSAKFPTQFTRTWDRAHTLRYGENSHQQAALYVDPLNQTGFAHAEQLGGKPMSYNNYVDADAAWRTVWDMAPSIAVAVVKHNNPCGLAIGATAAEAHKKAHACDPMSAYGGVIACNSTVTLEMAESVRPIFTEVIVAPDYEPAALELLQTKKKNLRILKVAEPPKGHEAIRQIDGGLLVQDTDLINAVGDDPDAWKLVAGEAADDATLKDLVFAWRAIRCVKSNAILLAHDQATVGIGMGQVNRVDSCHLAVDRANTLADGADRATGAVAASDAFFPFADGAQVLIDAGVKAIVQPGGSIRDEEVIEAAEQAGVTMYLTGTRHFFH
- a CDS encoding MIP/aquaporin family protein; the encoded protein is MEETKQQPLGLRVCAELAGSFLLCFAIYAFSTWGSAVYGVNVVFMAVATGLAYAVVTAIFSRISGGQFNPAVTVAAVLASKTKLVDGILYVIAQVIGAIAAGFAVVKLLPTSEQVTSTVWLSPAVNGFEKGSVSYSLLTQYGITFSITLAIVVEVVASLIVVAAAMSTMGKNGEGSDRYTATMGIAYAIAVAISYPVTGAGLNPARSTGIAVAAVNEGLTQNPLQQLWVFWIAPVLAAAVVALVMIIVQMATTAKPKAEPTDEGDMADLEAADEQAAEDSAEDGVAEQAVEAEVRDQQADAESNADEGIERD
- a CDS encoding pseudouridine synthase gives rise to the protein MPNAYSRARSAYDDSNAIRLQKLLAQAGFGSRRKCEDMITEGRVEVDGELVTELGTRVDPHKQQVRVDGSRVRVNPNHVTLALNKPRKVLSAMDDPKGRYTLRDIVGDKYERIFHMGRLDYDSEGLILMTNDGELSQHVMHPKYEVEKTYIATLEGRISGTVCRRLVTTGVQLDDGWIKLDHCAIIDSSRDFTMVKVVLHSGKNRIVRRIFGSIGFPVKRLVRTQIGPIKLGELKPGSYRVLSQAEVRSLSKEVGL